atatataaacattcatatatatatatatatatatatatattgtatacatatatatatgtatatatatgtatatatatggatatatacatatatatgtaatatatatatatatatatatatatatatatatatatatatatattatatatatttataaacacacacacagacacacacacacacacacgcacacacacacacacacacacacacacacacacacacacacacatattatatatatatatatatatatatatatatatatgtatactatatattttatatatatgtatatatatatatatataatatatatatatatatatatatatatatataatatatatatattattatatattatatatatgtatatatatatttattataacacgacacacacacacacacacacacacaacagaacacacactacacacacatatatatatatatataatatatatatattatatatataaaaaaaaaaaaaaaaaaaaaaaaaaaaaaaaaaaaaaaaaaaaaaaaaaaaaaaaaaaaaaaaaaaaaaaaaaaaaaaaaaaaaaaaaaaaaaaaaaaaaaaaaaaaaaaaaaaaaaaaaaaaaaaaaaaaaaaaaaaaaaaaaaaaaaaaaaaaaaaaaaaaaaaaaaaaaaaaaaaaaaaaaaaaaaaaaaaaaaaaaaaaaaaaaaaaaaaaaaaaaaaaaaaaaaaaaaaaaaaaaaaaaaaaaaaaaaaaaaaaaaaaaaaaaaaaaaaaaaaaaaaaaaaaaaaaaaaaaaaaaaaaatatacatatatatatatatatatatatatatatatatatatatactatatatatatatgtatatatatataatatatatatacatatatatatatatatatatatatatatatatatatatatattacatatatatacatatatataatatatgtatatatatacatatatattatacatatatatatatatatatatatatatatatatatatatatatatatatatatatatatatatatatacatatatatatatatatatatatatatatatatatatatatatatatatatattatatatatatatattttatatatatatatatatatatatatatatatgtatatatatatatatatattatatatatatatgtatatatatatatatatatatatatatatatgtatatatttatatataaattatatatatatattatatatatatatatatatatatatatgaaaaaaaatatggtatatatatatatgtatatatatatatatatatatatatatatatatatatatatatatatatacatatatatatatgtatgtatatatttatatatatgtatatatatatttatgtatatatatgtatatatatgaatatatatatatgtatatatatgtatatatatttatatatatgtatgtatatatatgtatatatatgtatatatatgtatgtatatgtatatgtatgtaaatatatgtatatatatgtatatatttgtatatatatgtatgtatatgtatatatatgtatatatatgtatatatatgtatatatatacatgtatgtatatatatatatatatatttatatttatatatacatacatatatatatacatatatgtatatatatatatatatatatatatatatatatatatatatatatatatatatgtgtgtgtgggtgtatatatatatatatatatatatatatatatatatatatatatacatatatatacatatatatacatatatatacatttgcatatatatatatatatacatatttatacatttgcatatatacatatatatacatatacatatatatatacatatacatatatatatgtatatatatgcatatatatatacatacatatgcatatatatacatatatacatatatatacatatatacatatatatatataaacatatatacatatatacatatatatatatatatatatatatatatatatatatatatatatatatatatatatatatatatatatatatataaatatgtttatatatatataaatatatatatatatatatatatatataaaaataaaaaaatatatatatatatatatatatatatatatatatatatatatatatatatatatatatatatatatatatatatatatatatatatgtgatatatatatatatatatatatatgtatatatatgtatatatatgtatatatatatatatatatacatatatatttatatatatatgtatatatatacatatatatatatatataaatatatatatatacatatatatatgtatatatatacacatatatatatatatacatatatatatatatgtatatgtatatatatgtatatatatatatgtatatatatacattatatatatatatatatatatatatatatatatatataagtatatatatgtatatgtatatataaatgtatatatatatatttatatatatatatatgtatatatatatatgtatatatatatatatatatacaaatatatatatatgtatatatatatgtatatatatgtatacatatatatatatatgtatatacatatatatatacatatatatatatacatatatatatatgtgtgtgtgtgtgtgtgtgtgtgtgtgtgtgtgtatgtgtgtatgtgtgtgtgtgtgtgtgtgtgtgtgtgtgtgtgtgtgtgtgtgtgtgtgtgtgtttatttatatgtatatatatgtatatatatatgtatgtatatatatatgtatatatatgtatatatatatatgtatatatatgtatatatatgtatatatatatatgtgtatatatatatgtatgtatatatatgtatatatatatgtatgtatatatatgtatatatatgtatatatatatgtatgtatatatatgtatatatatgtatatatatgtatgtatacatatgtatatatatgtatatatattatgtatatatatgtatatgtatgtatatatatgtatatatatgtatatatatgtatatatttgtatttatatgtatatatatgtatatatatgtacatatatatgtatatatatacatatatatatacatacatatatatacatatatatacatatatatacatttgcatatatatatgtatatatatgtatatatatatatatatttatatacatatttatacatttgcatatatacatatatatacatatacatatatatatacatatacatatatatatgtatatatatacatatatatatacatacatatgcatatatatacatatatacatatatatacatatatacatatatgtatatatatatacatatatacagatttacatatatatatattcatataaatatatatatatatatatatatatatatatatatatatatatatgtatatatatatatacaaatatatatatatgtatatatatatgtatatatatgtatacatatatatatgtatatatatatatatatatatatgtgtgtgtgtgtgtgtgtgtgtgtgtgtgtatgtgtgtgtgtgtgtgtgtgtgtgtgtgtgtgtgtgtgtgtgtgtgtgtgtgtgtgtgtgtgtgtgtgtgtttatatgtatatatatgtatatatatatatatatatatatatgtatgtatatatatatgtatatatatgtatgtatatatatgtatatatatgtatatatatgtgtatatatatatatgtatgtatatatatgtatatatatgtatgtatatatatgtatatatatgtatatatatgtatgtatatatatgtatatatatgtatatatatatatgtatgtatatatatgtatatatatgtatatatattatgtatatatatgtatatgtatgtatatatatgtatatatatgtatatatatgtatatatatgtatatatttgtatttatatgtatatatatgtatatatatgtacatatatatgtatatatatatacatatatatatacatacatatatatacatatatatacatatatatacatttgcatatatatatatatgtatatatatgtatatatatatatttatatacatatttatacatttgcatatatacatatatatacatatacatatatatatacatatacatatatatatgtatatatatacatatatatatacatacatatgcatatatatacatatatacatatatatatacatatatacatatatgtatatatatatacatatatacagatatacatatatatattcatataaatatatatatatatatatatatatatatatatatatatatatatatatatatatagacgtttatatttatatatatatatatatatatatatatatatgtatatatgtttatttatatatatatatatatatatatatatatatatatatatatagaagtgtagtccaaggccagtgaaagttggtttacggtagatacttgtaTGGAAGTTACCGTTGTAATTATTGGTGACCATTgtatctaaaaagggtaattggttgtccttttgtatttcacaggtaaatttgatgctggaATGTTTGAAATTAGATAATCTAAGAAGAGATTAACATGTGAGGGATGTTTGAAGAGCAGAAAAGTATCGtcaatgtaccgacgataatgtagaggtTTAAATTCAAGCGGGCATTGTTCTAGCCAGTCTTGTTCGTGATGACACAGAAACGCATTAGCATAGGAAGGACCGAGTGGAGAGCCCATGGCTACTTCGTCTGTTTGCGTATACaagcaatcatcaaaacaaaaaactgaatgatgggctgtAATTTCAAGTAATTTTCTGAAGCGAATTTTATCTAATCCAAATTTATCAAGATGAGAAATGTTCAGGTTGTTAACTATTAGTTCCGTGGTCTCATGTAGAGGCACGTTGGTGAACAATGAttccacatcaaaactcgccattgtGACGGGTTTTTGGTAGTTTCGTGATGTGATTTCTTTAGCAAAAGCTGTGGAATTATCAATGGTAAAGTGATTGGTTGTTAAGGGAGAGATGACAGGGACAAGAAATTTAGCAGCATTATAAttaaaagtgccaatcgaggaaataatAGGTCTTAGTGGAATATTTGGTTTATGAACCTTGGGAAGTCCATAAAGTACACCAGGTCTGGAACCAGATGATAAGAGGGAGTTATAGGTATTTAAACTGATGGATGATTTGATGGTACGAAGCAGTCTGTTTAATTTGCCTTCCAAGTAAAGAAGATGAGTGGATATTTCAGTCGAGATTCGTTTGAATTTTATTTGGTCATTAAAAATATCCATTAGTTTTTGTTTATAATCACACTTGTTTACAGTAACAACTCCTCTTCCCTTGCCAGGTTTGGTTATTACTATTGAGTTATCATTTTTAAGGGTTTGTAGAGGTGACAAGAAAGCATCTGAATcacgtgtttgttttctttggtgtGAGAATTTTCTAAAAGTATTGTTGGCTATAGTTGTAATGTTGTTAGCAACAATATTGAAATTGTTGTAGATgtcaaatttacctgtgaaatacaaaaggacaaccaattaccctttttagatactatggtcaccaataacaacggtaacttccatacaagtatctaccgtaaaccaactttcactggccttggactacacttcctcagttttaccccatatatttataagataaacagtgttaaaactcttataacaagccttcgaaacgtttgctaataaacatgcgattcttcacggccgtattgatccacctcttcttatatatatatatatatatatatatatatatatatatatatatatatatatatatatatatatatatatatatatatatatagtgtgtgtgtgtgtgtgtgtgtgtgtgtgtgtgtgtgtgtgtgtgtgtgtgtgtgtgtgtgtgtttgtgtttgtgtgtgtgtgtgtgtatttatatatatatatatatatatatatgtacatatatatacgtatatatatatgtatttatatacatatatatattgtgaaggaaagaatctcttgttctttttatatcgtttttgttAAATTCTTGCACAGCTTATTGGGCCAATTAGAAGGTTCACGGGTCGGAGTTTTGGTCGAATCCTTTGAGCGGATCAGTTATGATTCGCCAGCCTGGGTTTGGTACACTTCGAGCTCATTGTTGTGGAGGTATGACCGTTTtcgtttattatctatttttgatttatagcgataatgatttggttttattattttttgttgtttcaagaaaatgaattattgttTACGTTAATGTTCTTCGATATTTAGTTTAGTGAATAGGACCCGACTTTTGACAAGGGCCGGTTTTGAGATGCGTCCCGGAATCATCTGGTCTTGGTCTGACTGATCGTGCCATCTTCCCTCCGTATTTCTCATAGTATTTAGTGCTCAATTCGTCTAGTTCATTTCCGTGGAGAGAGATTAAGGTTTACCAAGTATCCTTTGTAGACTGCTATCATCTGTCTGTTGAGGGGTActaatttactttatttacttacgCCTATCTGTGTTGATTTTATTCGACTTTTTATTTGTACTTTAATTTTTATTTGGTTGGATATTGGGTAATTGTTAAAGAGAGCGACGAACCCTCTCAGATAGTAAgtcgaaaaaaattatatttttctgcatgaaatcctatgatttcatcgattttcggcgttgtttcttttgcgaatgagtcgttcaggagatcgagtaccatttctccatcgacgatcttgatttgatagtcccgttagcaggggagggcatgaagtatatcggcgcaagaaagtgtgaaacactcgatgcgcaggattcgatatgagggtatagataaatataaaaatatgcaaatgaagtataataatattactaaaagactttaaatgtataaatgcgtaccagcagacacagataattagccaaatatcgttttgacaagcgtgtAATGATATACAGACTAGTTCGCGAACATAAAAATGcattcgtgggtcagtgtcgtgtttttcctagtaaggtaaacaagctcattgactttgaatttgaaaggcggccgcgcgttatattttcgtcatttagcggtgactataaggccggtgcatcttaagctatatgctatccccttctatttttcccgctctataagatggcagtgtccattttcctctatctgcGCGTGTCgcagtcttcaacctctaccggaTATTGTAATTTAATTACTGATTCTCATAGATGTATTTTTGTTAATTCTGCTTGTCGGATTAACTGTACTGTTACACCTTTTTCTTTTGTACGTGATGATTGCCTTAAGTTACTTTGGTTAATTTTAATATCTCTCcgcattgttattaatgtagcctcatatttgtgtaattttgttttgttggtttggtCTCTTCACCAGCCTTCCATTATTCTTTGTAAAGATTATTTTTTAACCTTTATTAGTCAGTATGACATTCTTttggttttgattattttgttccatttacttaccatttttgttatgtaaatttttcatggtaattttctatattaccttcgcctctccgacatcgacgattttggtatcgttggattcctctcactgtccacattgcaaatatatagtttttattgcacggaaaccccccgttagcgacaaacttggctccgatagcaggagagggcatgaaaggttccagggaaaatgtggggttaaataacactaataatataacccacagtgaaaataaccatggttattcacatgacttttcattgcagggggctctgccccctacgaccccccctgggggggctgctgccccccaacccccgccgatgAAACAAAACCTTCACcatgtattcccggcaggctagagtgtTACACAGGCAGGCTAGAGTGTTACACAgttatcgtcgatctcggagcggcggatgtattacatttacctcgtaacattcccactg
This DNA window, taken from Penaeus vannamei isolate JL-2024 unplaced genomic scaffold, ASM4276789v1 unanchor4120, whole genome shotgun sequence, encodes the following:
- the LOC138861292 gene encoding uncharacterized protein, with translation MARSVRPRPDDSGTHLKTGPCQKSGKFDIYNNFNIVANNITTIANNTFRKFSHQRKQTRDSDAFLSPLQTLKNDNSIVITKPGKGRGVVTVNKPGVLYGLPKVHKPNIPLRPIISSIGTFNYNAAKFLVPVISPLTTNHFTIDNSTAFAKEITSRNYQKPVTMASFDVESLFTNVPLHETTELIVNNLNISHLDKFGLDKIRFRKLLEITAHHSVFCFDDCLYTQTDEVAMGSPLGPSYANAFLCHHEQDWLEQCPLEFKPLHYRRYIDDTFLLFKHPSHVNLFLDYLISNIPASNLPVKYKRTTNYPF